The Gemmatimonadales bacterium nucleotide sequence ATCGTACGGCCGGCCCCGCATTTTCATTTCGCACGGCACGCCCGACCCCGTGCTCCCCATCGAGCGGTGCAGCCGGCGCATCGTGCCTGAGTTAGACGCGCGGGATACGACGTGCGCTACCGCGAGTTCGACGGCGGACACGCGGTGCCGCCGTCGATCGCCCGAGATGCAACGGAGTGGGTCATCGGCCCGGCGGGTTGAGGGCACAAGACGTCCGCGCGCGCGGCCACGCGCACCGCGCGCCTCACGCCACGCACCCAACGCCCGCCCTACATATCCCGCATCCGCAGGTATCGCCGAAGGTCCGGGAACTGCGACACCAGGATCGCGCCGGCACCGGCCGCGAGGGCGATCAGGAGCGCGCGCCGCATAGGCTCACCGTCTTTCATTGAAAAGAGTCGCCACGACCGATTCCACCAGCTCCACCGCCGCATCGAGCGCCGCCCGCACCGGCGCGCTTAGCTCGGCCACGATCTCGCTCGGATCGAGATCGGCCGGCAGCGGCTCGGGCTCACACCCCACCACGAGCGTCCGCGGTGGCTCGCCGCCCAGCGCACGGGCCAGGTGCAACACCTTGACCGGATCCATCCCGTGCGCGTCGACCGCCACCTCGGCCGCCAAGTCGAGCGCGGGCTCGATCACATAGAGCGTGCCCGGCGCGCCGCCGCGCGGCACCGCGTCCACCAGCACCGCGGCGGCGTAGCCCCGCTGCAGCTCGTACGCGAGGTCGAGCCCGCGGATGCCGAACTCGCGCACCTCGACTCCGACGGGCCACGGGCGCGACGCGAGCCGCTCCGCCATCGCCACGCCGAAGCCGTCGTCGCCCAGGAAGATGTTGCCGATGCCGGCGACGAGGATGCGCGTCGCCATGGCACCCGCTACCGTCTCCGCTGTTCCGGGCGGGCCGTCCGGCTCGAGCGGCTCGACTTCATCGGATGCGAAGAAGAAGCGATGGCCGGGAAAGCGGCCGGCGCCGAGATCGCGCCCCGGATCGTCGTCGAGCGTCACCGCGAGATGTATGGCACCGCTCACGTCATGCTCCACGCTCTCCACCCGCGCCGCGCGTCCGGCGAGTATGGCATCGAACGCATCGCGCCCCGGCTTGGGCCGGAGCCGCACGCGGCTCCCCGCCCGCAGCTCGACGCCGTCCACCTCGACCGAATCGGCGCCCGGCCGCGCCAGCTCCTGCCAGAAGTCCATCGGACTCACTCCGCGCCGAGCACGCGAAACTCGCGCACCGCGCCGTGGAGCCGCCGCATCTCGTCGGGCGCCAAGGCGGCGCAGCGCTCCAGGATCTCGCGGGCGCGCGGGTCGGAGTCGGCCATCTCGCGCCGCTCGTCGTCGGTGAGCGCCAGGACGTTGAGGATCAGCAACTGGTCGATCTCGCCGCCGTCGAAGAGGTCGCCCGGACTCTCCGGCGCGATGCGGGGATAATCGCCCAGGATGATCGGCGCGGCGAGCAGCGTGTGACGCTCGCCCGGCTCGCCCACGAGCGCGGGCCAGCTACCGATGCTCCGGCACGCCGCTGAGGCCGCGCGCAATTCGGGGGGCGGATCGATGGGAGACACGAATGCGCCGCCCTCGATGCGCAGCACCGCGTGGGTCGAGACGAGCGCGTGTCGGAGCGCCAGCTCGCGCGGGCCGCCGGTCCAGGGCGTGGTGTTGACGACCTCGACGTGGACGCGCCACACGCCCGGCTCCGCCTCGTCGGCGCGCACGGTGAGGGTGCCGAGGATTCGGCGCCACGAGCGGACGAGCGCAGCCACGCGCGCGCCCGCCTCCTCGATCGGTTCCTCCAGCTCGCCGGCCGCGATCTCGATCGGCACCGAATGCCCGGCACCGAGCGCGGCGAGCTCAAGCCCCGTCGCCACGATCTCGCGCTCCGTCGCCTCCTCCCAGGTGAGATGGCGCCGTCCCGACACGGCAAGCTGATCCACCGCCACGCGCTCGCCGCCGCGCTCGTCCATCACCTGTCGATCCACCACGTGCAGAAACCGCACGCGCACGTCGAGTCGCGCGCGTTCATCGGCTTCGACCAGGCACTCGACCGTCATCCGCCACGGATCGTCCTCGCCCCGCGCACGGCTGTACGTCTCGGGAAAGACCCCGCCGAACGTCCAGCGCTGCCGGTTCTTGAGGGCCGAACGCCGGTAGGGCCAGAGCAGGTACCCCTCGTACAGCACCGCCTGCGCGATGCGCGCGACCGGGTCCGCCGCGGTGATCACGCCGGCGACAGGTTCGGCGCCCGCGGATCGATCGGGTTCCGCGCCCCCGCATTGATGCCGGTCGAGCGCTCGGCCGTCGAGTTGCCGTTGGGCAGGTGACCGCCCTGCCGCGCGTAGTTGCCCGGCGCGTTGCCTTCCTTTATACCCGACACATGCGCCGGCTTGGTCGGCGTGGTCTGCGGCCGGCCGACCCGCAGGTTGACGTGCTTTGCGGTCATCGTGTTGCCTCCGATCTGATGAGCTCGCCGAAGAAGCGATCGATTTCCGTCCAGACTTCATCGCCGCCCGTGAGCCCGGTCCATTGCGTGCGCACCAGCGCCACCAGCCGGTAGCAGAGGTCGATCGGCGCGATCCAGCACTCGCGATCGCCGCGCATCCGATTCACCAGCAGCGCCTCGACCTCGGGCTCGAGCGCGCGCACCGCCGGCTCCGCGGCTTCGAGTGCCGCCCACGCCTCCGGTGCCACCGGCGCGTCGGTGGGGCCCAGCGCGCCCGGAAAAATCGCCGTCACGGCGTCGCCGCGCCGCACGAGAAACGCGAGCGACACCGGAAGCCCCAGGTCGCGCCAACGCGCGTCGTCGCGCGCGAGGTCGGGCAGCTCCACTCGACGCTCCGGCACGAGACGATACCTGCCGCCGCCCGCCGCCGGCTGGCCCAGGACGAGCGCGCACGCCCGGCAGGCGCAGCGGAGCCCGCCCGTCGTGGTGTCGAGGAGGTGCGGGTGCTCGGCGCCGATCGGTACGGCGCAAAGCTCGCAGCGCTGGTTGGGCGCCTCCCCGACTTGCGTACCGCCGGCCGGCGCGGCCGGCGCGGCCGGCGCGGGCGGCGCAACGGCGCGCCGGCGCCGCGCCAGCTGCTCGAGCCGCCCGGTCACGCGCCGTTCCGCGCCGCTCCGGCGAGCTGCACCAGTGCGGCGGGTTCCGGCGCGGTTCGCGCGGGCGGCGCGGTGCCCTCGGCGACGATCCCGTCCAGCTCGGGCGCCGCCTTCCGCACCGCCTCTTCGATGGCGTGCCGCAGCGTGGCGGTGGACGACGGACAGCCGTGACAGCTCCCCTCGAGCTTCACCCGCGCCATGCCGTCGGCCACGCCGAGCAGCTCGACGCCTCCGCCGTGCGAGCGAAGGTAGGGGCGCACCTCGTCGAGCCCGCGCAGTACCCGCGCCTCGACGCTGTCCGGGTGCAGGTCGTGCACCAGCAGCAGGTGGCCGATCAGCTCGTCGTCGGCGAGGCGACGCACGGCCGCCGCGCCGCACGACTCCGACACGCCGCCCAGCACGCGGGCGAGCGCCTCGCCATACAGCTCGACCACCGCCTGCACCGCATCGAGCGCGGTGGTGCGCGCGCGATCGTCCGGCAATGCGTCGAGTGCCGAGAGCAGCGCCTCGACCTCCTCCACCCGCGCGCGCACCTCGCGATCGTCCAACGCGCCTCTCGAGGGCGTCATCCGCCGCTCACCCGTGCTGCCCGAACATCGGCGCGTGCACCTGCTTCACCACCCGGCCGCCGCCCAGGTACATGTGCACGCCGCAGGGCAGACAGGGATCGAAGCTGCGTACCGCGCGCATGATGTCGACGCCCTTGAAGTTGTCGGGCCCGTTCTCCTCGAAGATCGGCGTGCCCTGCACGGCATCTTCGTAGGGGCCGGGGGTTCCGTAGGAGTCGCGCGGGCTCGCGTTCCACGGCGTGGGCGGATACGGGTGGTAGTTGGCGATCTTCTTGTCCCGGATCACGAGATGGTGCGAGAGCACGCCGCGCACCGCCTCGTGGAAGCCGCAGCCGATGGCCTCGTCGGGCACCGAGAAATCGGTGAACACCTTGGTGCGGCCGGCGTGCACCTCGTCCATCGCCTTCTCCAGGAAGAAGAACGCGAGCGCGGCCGAATAGGCCACGAAGTACATCCGGGCCCGGTCGCGCTCGATGGCGTTGGAGTGCTGCGGCACCTTCCACTCGAGCTGCATTTCGGGATGCTTGGCGCTCTTCGGCAGGTTGATCTGGACGCTGTGCCCCGTCGCCTTGACGTAGCCGGTGTCGACCAGGCCCGCGAGCGCCGTGACCCAGAGCCGCGCGATGGCGCCGCCGCCGGTGTCGAGCGCGAGGTGATCCTTGCTCTTGGGATCGTACCACCGCGGGCTCATGACCCAACTGTAGTTGCCGCCGTCGAGGTCGCGCTTCTGCGGCTTGGGGAGCGTCGTCTGATTCCACGGATGGCGCCGATCGACCGGATTGCCCAGCGGGTCGCGGGTCACGAACATCGGCTCCTGCTCCCAGTCGTCGTAATACGAGCTGCCGAGCAGGATCCGCATGCCGAGGTTGATGTCGACCAGGTTGGTGGTGATGAGCTTGCCGTCGATGAGGATGCCGGGGGTGACGTACATCGCGCGGCCCCAGTCGTTCATCGTCTCGTACTTGTAGTCGCACACCTTCGGGTTCTGGAACGAACCCCAGCAGCCGATCAGGATGCGGCGCTCGCCGACTCTCTCGTAGCCGGGCAGCGCGTCGAGGAAGAAGTCGAAGATGTCGTCGTTCATCGGCACGGCCTTCTTCACGAAGTCGAGCACCCGGATGAGGCGGCTCGCGTAGTCGGTGAAGACCTGCGGCGTCGCCACGGTGCCCACGCCCCCCGGGTACATCGTGGACGGGTGGACGTGACGCCCTTCCATGAGGCAGAACATCTCGCGGGTCACCCGGCTCATCACCAGCGCTTCCTGGTAGATCGAGCCGACGAACGGGTTGCACGCCCGCATGATGTCGCCGATCGTGCGGAAGCCGTGGATGGCGGCATGCGGCGCGTCGGTGCGGTTGGCGCGGTCGAGCAGGCCGGGGTTGGTCTGCTTTACCATCTCCTCGCACCAGTCCACGAACACCAGGTTGTCCTGGAAGATCGTGTGGTCGAACATGTACTCCGCCGCCTCGCCCAGGTTGATGATCCACTCGGCCAGGTCGGGCGGGCGGATGCCGTACGCCATCTGCTGCGCGTAGTGGGAGCAGGTGGTGTGATTGTCGCCGCAGATGCCGCAGATGCGGCTCGTGATGAAGCCGGCGTCGCGCGGGTCCTTGCCCTTCATGAACACGCTGTACCCGCGGAAGATCGACGAGGTGCTGTGGCACTCGGCGACTTCCCGGTTGTCGAAGTCGATCTTGGTGTAGATGCCGAGATTGCCGACGATACGGGTGATCGGGTCCCAGTTCATCTCGACCAGCCGGCCGCGCTCTTCCCGGGTGCCCGGGCCCGCCGGCATCGTGCTTGTGGCCATGACCGCTGCTCCTTGTGCTTGCGTGTAGCGTCTGTCCGTCAGCCGCGCCGGCTCACCGCGCCGTTGGAGGCGTAGCGCTCGCCGCCGTTGCCGCCGGTGGGCGACGCCGGACCATGCCGCGGATAGCGCGGCGCGTAGCCGGTGGTGAGCGCGGGCCCGTTGTGCCGCCAGCGGGGCTCCTTGTTCACCGTATGATTGGTGATGCCGCGGAGGCGCCGGATGAGCGCGCCATAGCTTCCGATGAGAGTGGCGGACACCGTGCCGCCGGGCGGCTGGTCCATGAAGGGCATGAACTTGTCGGGGAAGCCCGGCATGGTGCAGCCGATGCAGATGCCGCCCACGTTGGGGCAGCCGCCGATGCCGTTCATCCAGCCGCGCTTGGGGACGTTGCAGTTCACCACCGGCCCCCAGCAGCCGATCTTGACCTGGCACTTGGGCGAGTTGTAGTCCCCCGCGAAGTCACCCTGCTCGTAGTAGCCCGCGCGGTCGCAGCCCTCGTGCACCGTCTTGCCGAAAAGCCATTGGGGCCGGAGCTGATCGTCCAGCGGAATCATGGGCGCCTTGCCCGCCGCCTGCTTGAGCAGCCAGACCAGCGTCTCCATGAAGTTGTCGGGTTGGATGGGACAGCCGGGGACGTTGACGATGGGGAGGCCGCCGGCCGAGCGGAAGTTCCAGCCGAGGTAGTCGGCGAGCCCCATACACCCGGTGGGGTTGCCCGCCATGGCGTGGATGCCGCCGTAGGTGGCGCAGGTGCCGGCCGCGACCACGGCCCAGGCGCCCGGGGCGAGCCGATCGATCCAGGTGTTGAGTGTGATCGGCTGACCGGTCTCGGGGTCGTTGCCCATCGAGGTCCAGTAGCCGTCTCCATCGATGTGCTCGTTCGGAATCGAGCCCTCGACCACGAAGACGTAGGGGCCGAGCTCGCCGCGCGCCGCCTGGCGGAACGGCTTGAGGAACTCCTCGCCGCCCTGCGTGGGCGAGAGCAGCTTGCTATGGAGGTGGACCTTGGGCAATCCGGGCACGAGGCCCAGGATCACGTCCTCGATGCTGGGCTGCATGGCGGCGGTGAGCGACACCGAATCGCCGTCACAGCTCATGCCCTCGGAGGTCCAGAGGATATGGACTTCGTCTACCCCGTGCCGCTCCCTGGTTTCGGCCATGATCTACGCCTCCCGGAAACGACCTGAGCCGGTCCCTGCCGGGCGAAGTTCACCCCGGAAAGACCGGCTCAAGCCTGTTGCATTGCGTTGTCATCGTGCCGTGCGACCTTCCCGCCGCCCCGCCCGCTGCTGCTTGCCATCACGAACGCTGCCAGCCATTGTAGGAAAGCGCTCGGCACCCGTCAATAGACGCTGCAGCGGATTGTAGCTTCCGGCAGGGCACCACGATGCACGAACTCTCGATCGCCATGAGCCTGGTGGACGCCGCGTGCGAAGAGCGGCGGCGCCTGGGCGCGGTGCGGGTCCAGGCGCTCCGCGTACGGCTGGGCGCGCTCTCGGGCGTGGTGCCGGACGCGCTGCTCTTTGCCTTCGACCTCGCGGTGTCCGACAGCGAGATCGCGGGTGCCAGGCTCGAGATCGAAGAGGTGCCGGTCGTGATCCATTGCGGCACCTGCGGCGAGGAGCGGCCGCTCGCCGGCATCCAGCACTTCCGCTGCCCCGTGTGCAACACGCCCGCCGTCGAGGTCCGGAGCGGCCGCGAGCTGCAGCTGGTAGCGCTGGAGGTGTTCGACATGAATCCCGGAGAGGTGGAGGCGCACCACGATGCACCCGCGAATCGTTGAGGTCCGGCGCGACCTGCTCAAGAAGAACGACGTCCTGGCCCGCGCGCTGCGAGAGCGATTCAGCCTGGCCGGCGTGCGCGTCGTGAACGCCGTCTCGGGGCCGGGCGCCGGGAAGACCACGCTGCTCGAGGCGACGCTTTCCGCGCTGGCTCCGCGCCGCCGGGTCGCCGCGCTCGTGGGCGACCTCGCCACCGATAACGACGCGCGCCGGCTCGGCCGGAGCGGCGCGCCGGTCCGCCAGATCACCACCGGCACCGTCTGCCATCTCGATGCCGAAATGGTGGAGCGGGCGCTCGAGGGCTGGGACCTCTCGGCGCTCGACCTCCTCTTCATCGAGAACGTGGGCAATCTCGTCTGCCCGGCGAGCTTCGACCTGGGCGAGCAGCTCCGGGTGGTGCTCTTCTCGGTGACGGAGGGCGAGGATAAGCCGCTCAAGTATCCCACCATCTTCAACAGCGCCGACATGGCCATCGTGACCAAGATCGACCTGGCGGACGCGGTGGGGTTCGACCGCGCGGCCGCGCACCGGAACGTCCGCGAGGTGCGCCCCGACATCGAGATTCTCGAAGTGTCGGCGCGCACGGGCGCCGGAATGGGCGCGTGGCTCGCGCGCCTCGAGTCGGCCGAGGCTGTGGCACCGGCGGCTGTTCCCGTGACCCCAATCACTGTCCGCACCTGATCCACGCCCCTATATGCATTGCCATACTCCGATCGGCTTCCACGCTCCGCCGCCATGCCGCTCCCGCGCGCCGGCACCGGGGCGCGACCCGGGATTCCGTAATGGTGAACCAGCAGGCGACCGACCAGGCGACCGGCGACAAGGCGGCGAAGCCGAAGGCGGCTGATCACGAGGCAGCCGACCGGAAGGCAGCCGACCAGAGCTCACGCAAGTGGCAGGTCCTCACCCGCGGTCCCGAATCCGTCGCCCGCACCATCGCCGATGCCGTCGTCATCAAGTCCGGGGACATCTTCCTCCTCACCGATCCCGACGGGCGCGTGCCTCGAGGCCAGGAACACGGCCTCGGCCTCTATTATCACGACTGCCGCTTTCTCCGTTCCTACGACTTGAGGCTCGCCGGCACCGCGCCCGTGGGGCTCGGCAGCACCGCGGTCGCGGGCAACAAGGCCGTTTTCCAGCTTACCAATCCCGACCTCCGGCTCGCCGGCGGCTACGCGCTTCGCCGCGACGTCATCGGCATCAAGTGGGTCCGCGAGCTGTCCGACCAGACCCTGGTGCTGGCCGAGCACCTCACCTTCCAGAACTGGAGCGAGGACGCGGTGAGCGTTCCGGTCGAGTTCCGCTTCGATGCCGAATTTCAAGACGTGTTCGAGGTGCGCGGGCTCATCGACCAGCATCCCGGCACGCTCCACCCCCCCGAGTGGCATGGCGAGACGCTCCAGTTCGCCTACGACGGCCGGGACGGGATCCGGCGCACGCTTTCGGTGAGCGTGCCGGGCGAGCTTGCGGCCACCGGCGATCACAGCTGTGCCGGCACCATCCGCCTCGACCCGCGCGGGCACCGGACGCTCGCGCTCCGATTCGAGGTGAAGGAGTCGCCGGAGCACGGCGCGCCCGTCGATCCCGCCGCCGTCCAGGTCATGCCCACGCGCTCGGCGCCGAGCGCGCCGCCGGAATCGCGCGCCACGGTGCACTCCGACAGCGTCCTGTTCAACGCATTGCTCGATCGCTCCTTCACCGATCTCGACCTGCTCCGCACCGAGGAGGACGGTTGCACCTTCTTCGCCGCCGGGGTGCCCTGGTTCGCCGCCCTGTTCGGGCGCGACAGCCTCATCTCCGCGCTGCAAGTGCTGCCCTACCAGTCGCGCATCGCGGCGGAGACGCTCCGGCTCCTGGCCAGGCATCAGGGCACCAAGATCGACGACTACCGCGCCGAGCAGCCGGGCAAGATCCTCCACGAGCTGCGCGTGGGCGAGCTGGCGCGCACCGGCGATATCCCCCACAACCCGTACTACGGCTCGATCGACTCGACGCCGCTCTTTCTCATCGTCCTCGCGCGCTACGTCGCGTGGACCGGCGACCTCTCGCTCTTCTCCGATCTGCACGACAACGTCGAGCGCGCGCTCACCTGGATCGCCAAGTACGGCGACACCGACGGCGACGGCTTTGTCGATTACCCGAGCACGGACAGGTCCGCCGAGTCGAAGGACGGCGGGATCATCAACCAGGGGTGGAAGGATTCGGGCAACGCCATCATCGACGAGCAGGGGCACATCGCGACGCCGCCGATCGCGCTGGTCGAGGTCCAGGGCTACGTGTACGCCGCCAAGCTCGGTATGGCGGATCTTTTCGAGCGCGCCGGCGACAAGACCGGCGCCAACACGCTCCGGAAGGAAGCATCCGAGCTGCGCACCCGATTCAACCGCGCTTTCTGGCTGCCCGACCTGGGTTTCTACGCGATGGCGCTCGAGGCGGGCGACAAGCCGCTCCGGGTGATTTCGTCCAACCCGGGCCACGCGCTCTGGACCGGCATCGCCGACGGCGACAAGGCCGAGTCCACCGCCAAGCATCTCATGGCCGACGACATGTTCAGCGGTTTCGGCATCCGGACCCTCTCGTGCGAGGCGGCCGGCTACACGCCGATCGGCTACCATCTCGGCACCGTCTGGCCGCACGACACCGGCTTCTGCGCGGCGGGGCTGCATCGGTACGGCTTCGGCGACTTCGCCCGCAAGGTGCTCGAGGGCATCGTCGCCGCCGCGAGCGATTTCGAGCACGAGCGGCTGCCCGAGCTGTTCACCGGATTTTCACGCAAGGAATACGGGACGCCGATCCGTTATCCCGTGGCCTGCCATCCGCAGGCATGGGCCGCGGGGTCCGTGCCGTTTCTGCTCTACCACCTGCTCGGCCTCGAGCCCGACGCCTTCAGCCGCCATCTCCGCGTCGTCCGGCCGCTGTTGCCGGAGTACGTCGACACGATCGAGCTGCGCGGGCTCCGCGTCGGCAACTGCTCGGCCGATCTCCGATTCGAGCGCACCAAGGATCGCGACGTCGCGGTGCGCCCGCTCTCGGTGAAGGGCGGGCTGGAGGTGACGGTGGAGCTGGATCCGAAAGGGAAGGACTGAGATGCCCCACCCGGATGCACGTCCAGATGTCGTCGTCGTCACCGGCGCAGGTGCCGGGGTGGGCCGCGCGGCGGTGCGCGCGTTCGCGAAGGAGCGGGCCCGCATCGGGCTCGTGTCGCGCAACGCGCACCGGCTGGAGCAGGCCCGACTCGAGGTCGAGGCGGCGGGCGGCGAGGCGCTGGTGCTGCCGACCGACGTGGCCGACGCCGACGCAGTCGAGGCGGCCGCCGCGGCGGTGGAGCAGCGCTGGGGGACGATCGACGTCTGGGTCAACGACGCGATGGTGTCGGTCTTCTCGCCGGTGAAGAAGATGCGCGCCGACGAGTATCGCCGGGTGACCGAGGTGACGTACCTCGGCTACGTGTACGGCACGCTGGCGGCGCTCAAGCGGATGCTCCCGCGCGATCACGGCGTGATCGTGCAGGTGGGGTCGGCGCTCGCGTATCGCGCCATCCCGCTGCAGTCGGCGTACTGCGCCGCCAAGCACGCGGTCCAGGGATTCACCGAGGCGCTCCGCTCCGAGCTGTATCATGACGGGAGCCGCGTGCGGGTCTGCATGCTGCAGATGCCGGCGCTCAACACCCCGCAGTTCCGCTGGAGCCGGAGCCGAATGCCGTTCAAGGCGCAGCCGGTCCCGCCCATCTTCCAGCCCGAAGTCGCGGCCGACGCGATCGTGTTCGCGGCGCACCACCATCGCGAGGAGATGTACGTCGGCTTTCCCTCGGCGAAGGCGATCGTGGGCAACCGGATCGCCCCGCGCCTCCTCGACCACTACCTCGCCCACACCGGCTACAAGTCGCAGCAGACCGACCAGCCCGAAGACCCGAACCGCCCCGACAACCTCTTCGAGACCGTGAAC carries:
- a CDS encoding glycogen debranching N-terminal domain-containing protein, which encodes MVNQQATDQATGDKAAKPKAADHEAADRKAADQSSRKWQVLTRGPESVARTIADAVVIKSGDIFLLTDPDGRVPRGQEHGLGLYYHDCRFLRSYDLRLAGTAPVGLGSTAVAGNKAVFQLTNPDLRLAGGYALRRDVIGIKWVRELSDQTLVLAEHLTFQNWSEDAVSVPVEFRFDAEFQDVFEVRGLIDQHPGTLHPPEWHGETLQFAYDGRDGIRRTLSVSVPGELAATGDHSCAGTIRLDPRGHRTLALRFEVKESPEHGAPVDPAAVQVMPTRSAPSAPPESRATVHSDSVLFNALLDRSFTDLDLLRTEEDGCTFFAAGVPWFAALFGRDSLISALQVLPYQSRIAAETLRLLARHQGTKIDDYRAEQPGKILHELRVGELARTGDIPHNPYYGSIDSTPLFLIVLARYVAWTGDLSLFSDLHDNVERALTWIAKYGDTDGDGFVDYPSTDRSAESKDGGIINQGWKDSGNAIIDEQGHIATPPIALVEVQGYVYAAKLGMADLFERAGDKTGANTLRKEASELRTRFNRAFWLPDLGFYAMALEAGDKPLRVISSNPGHALWTGIADGDKAESTAKHLMADDMFSGFGIRTLSCEAAGYTPIGYHLGTVWPHDTGFCAAGLHRYGFGDFARKVLEGIVAAASDFEHERLPELFTGFSRKEYGTPIRYPVACHPQAWAAGSVPFLLYHLLGLEPDAFSRHLRVVRPLLPEYVDTIELRGLRVGNCSADLRFERTKDRDVAVRPLSVKGGLEVTVELDPKGKD
- a CDS encoding hydrogenase maturation protease, with protein sequence MDFWQELARPGADSVEVDGVELRAGSRVRLRPKPGRDAFDAILAGRAARVESVEHDVSGAIHLAVTLDDDPGRDLGAGRFPGHRFFFASDEVEPLEPDGPPGTAETVAGAMATRILVAGIGNIFLGDDGFGVAMAERLASRPWPVGVEVREFGIRGLDLAYELQRGYAAAVLVDAVPRGGAPGTLYVIEPALDLAAEVAVDAHGMDPVKVLHLARALGGEPPRTLVVGCEPEPLPADLDPSEIVAELSAPVRAALDAAVELVESVVATLFNERR
- a CDS encoding hydrogenase maturation nickel metallochaperone HypA is translated as MHELSIAMSLVDAACEERRRLGAVRVQALRVRLGALSGVVPDALLFAFDLAVSDSEIAGARLEIEEVPVVIHCGTCGEERPLAGIQHFRCPVCNTPAVEVRSGRELQLVALEVFDMNPGEVEAHHDAPANR
- a CDS encoding DUF5947 family protein; protein product: MTGRLEQLARRRRAVAPPAPAAPAAPAGGTQVGEAPNQRCELCAVPIGAEHPHLLDTTTGGLRCACRACALVLGQPAAGGGRYRLVPERRVELPDLARDDARWRDLGLPVSLAFLVRRGDAVTAIFPGALGPTDAPVAPEAWAALEAAEPAVRALEPEVEALLVNRMRGDRECWIAPIDLCYRLVALVRTQWTGLTGGDEVWTEIDRFFGELIRSEATR
- a CDS encoding SDR family oxidoreductase, with protein sequence MPHPDARPDVVVVTGAGAGVGRAAVRAFAKERARIGLVSRNAHRLEQARLEVEAAGGEALVLPTDVADADAVEAAAAAVEQRWGTIDVWVNDAMVSVFSPVKKMRADEYRRVTEVTYLGYVYGTLAALKRMLPRDHGVIVQVGSALAYRAIPLQSAYCAAKHAVQGFTEALRSELYHDGSRVRVCMLQMPALNTPQFRWSRSRMPFKAQPVPPIFQPEVAADAIVFAAHHHREEMYVGFPSAKAIVGNRIAPRLLDHYLAHTGYKSQQTDQPEDPNRPDNLFETVNGDQGAHGVFDARSRDRSWQLWATEHRGALALGAIGALGGALAIGAALRRTT
- the hypB gene encoding hydrogenase nickel incorporation protein HypB, whose amino-acid sequence is MHPRIVEVRRDLLKKNDVLARALRERFSLAGVRVVNAVSGPGAGKTTLLEATLSALAPRRRVAALVGDLATDNDARRLGRSGAPVRQITTGTVCHLDAEMVERALEGWDLSALDLLFIENVGNLVCPASFDLGEQLRVVLFSVTEGEDKPLKYPTIFNSADMAIVTKIDLADAVGFDRAAAHRNVREVRPDIEILEVSARTGAGMGAWLARLESAEAVAPAAVPVTPITVRT
- a CDS encoding NifU family protein, producing MTPSRGALDDREVRARVEEVEALLSALDALPDDRARTTALDAVQAVVELYGEALARVLGGVSESCGAAAVRRLADDELIGHLLLVHDLHPDSVEARVLRGLDEVRPYLRSHGGGVELLGVADGMARVKLEGSCHGCPSSTATLRHAIEEAVRKAAPELDGIVAEGTAPPARTAPEPAALVQLAGAARNGA
- a CDS encoding nickel-dependent hydrogenase large subunit → MATSTMPAGPGTREERGRLVEMNWDPITRIVGNLGIYTKIDFDNREVAECHSTSSIFRGYSVFMKGKDPRDAGFITSRICGICGDNHTTCSHYAQQMAYGIRPPDLAEWIINLGEAAEYMFDHTIFQDNLVFVDWCEEMVKQTNPGLLDRANRTDAPHAAIHGFRTIGDIMRACNPFVGSIYQEALVMSRVTREMFCLMEGRHVHPSTMYPGGVGTVATPQVFTDYASRLIRVLDFVKKAVPMNDDIFDFFLDALPGYERVGERRILIGCWGSFQNPKVCDYKYETMNDWGRAMYVTPGILIDGKLITTNLVDINLGMRILLGSSYYDDWEQEPMFVTRDPLGNPVDRRHPWNQTTLPKPQKRDLDGGNYSWVMSPRWYDPKSKDHLALDTGGGAIARLWVTALAGLVDTGYVKATGHSVQINLPKSAKHPEMQLEWKVPQHSNAIERDRARMYFVAYSAALAFFFLEKAMDEVHAGRTKVFTDFSVPDEAIGCGFHEAVRGVLSHHLVIRDKKIANYHPYPPTPWNASPRDSYGTPGPYEDAVQGTPIFEENGPDNFKGVDIMRAVRSFDPCLPCGVHMYLGGGRVVKQVHAPMFGQHG